The genomic segment CCACCTTGGCACTGTAAATAGTTAAACCCATAGGCATAGAGAGCAGTTGCGACGGGTATCAAGACTTCTGAGTCAACTTTGATTACCTCAACACCTAGGTGATCAGGCTCCATTAACTCATTGTCAAAGCCGTTTTCCTGTAACCAACCAGAAACCTTACCCGTCTGTACTATTTCCGAGGCTTCTTGAGTTGCTGGTTTTGATTCTTCAGCCACGAGATACCTCCTGGTTTTGAGCAGATTTGAGGGCGGGTGGTACTGGCATTCCCATCGCTTCGCTCAACTCCTTGGGCGGAGTGTAACGAGTTTCCGACTGCAAGTACTTACCCGTCAAAATATCTGGCACTGCTTTCATTTTGTGGGTAGTACTGTAGTACCGATGAGTCTGCTTAAGCTGGGATCTTTCCTGGATAGAGTCGTTGGCGACCTTTTTACGCAGCTTAATAATCGCATCAATGATGGCTTCTGGACGAGGAGGACAACCAGGGATATACACATCCACAGGAATTAATTTATCCACTCCGCGCACGGCGGTTGGGGAATCCACGCTGAACATACCACCCGTGATGGTACAAGCACCCATGGCAATCACATATTTGGGGTCTGGCATTTGCTCGTAAAGACGAACGAGAGCCGGTGCCATTTTCATGTTGATTGTGCCAGCCGTAATGATTAAGTCAGCTTGGCGAGGGCTAGAACGAGGCACCAAACCAAACCGATCAAAGTCAAAGCGAGAGCCAATCAGAGCGGCAAATTCAATGAAGCAGCAGGCTGTTCCATACAGCATAGGCCACAGGCTGGAAAGCCGCGCCCAGTTGTAGAGGTCATCTACTGTGGTCAAAATGACATTTTCTGAAAGCTCTTGAGTGACGGTCGGTCGCTCAATTGGGTTGATAATTCGTTCGTTTGGCTGCTTGCCTAAAGCAGCGCCGTTCGTTGTTGGATTGGGGTTCATGACCATTCAAGGGCTCCTTTGCGCCATGCGTAAACAAGAGCAACCACAAGAATTGCTATAAAAATTAAAGCTTCAATGAAAGCCAGCAGTCCGAGACGACTGAAGGCGACAGCCCAAGGATACAAAAATACCGTTTCCACATCGAATATCACGAAGACCAGCGCAAACATGTAGTAACGGATGTTGAACTGAATCCACGCTCCCCCTATGGGTTCCATTCCGGATTCGTATGTGGTACGTCGCTCAGGACCCCCTGTGCTGGGTCGCAAAAGCTTAGATGCAGTCAGTGCTAAAAGGGGGACTAAACTGCAAGCTAGTAAGAAGCCTAGGAGATACTCGTAGCCGCTAAGAACAAACACAATGGGTAACTGCCACTAAAAACTTGCGTTATTAATTCTTTAACCTTCTTAATTATAGGGGTTCGGTTGTTTTGTCCTAATTTGAGGAACTTAGCGGGAGCATTATAAAAAGCAATCGTACCCTTTCGGCCAATCTATTTACCTTGTCCTAATTTTTCAGAGTCCCAGCCCACTTAGGCTATTGCAGGGAGTGGGGCACAAAGTGGGGAGTCGGCTTCACCCGATGGGGCTTACAGCTAGAGATTAGCTTTTCGCTATTATCATTTCATGGTTTATTTGTAAAGTATTGTTCTACAGCTAGATTATGAGAATTATTTTTCAGGAACGCGATGGGTCGCGGCCTCCGGCTTAGGGTTTTCATTTCGTAACCTACAAGTATCTCCCAGTTAGGATCATGGGCGCGGCGCTAGCGGCTAGCGGTGCCAGGAATTTCTTCCCTGTGACTGTAACGCTATATACAGAAGTTCTCACTTAGGTAGTAAAGTTGTCCATCTGTGCGATAATTTTTTTAACAAACATTTTAAGATTTGCGTCCTGATTGTATCTGTGAGCGATGAGCGAGCAAGCCAAAGAGCAAACCCTTGCTGAGACAGCGCCAAGTCGTTATGAATGCCGCTCTTGCGGCTACGTCTATGAGCCTAGCAAGGGAGACAGTAATCGTGATGTTCCTCCAGGGACGCCTTTTGAAGAGTTGCCCAATGACTGGCGTTGTCCTGTCTGCGGTGTTCGAACTTCTCAGTTTGAGAATATTGGTTCGAGTGGAGCGCCTTCTGGCTTTCAAGAGAACCTGAACTATGGCTTAGGGGTCAACCGTTTGACCCCAGGGCAAAAAAATCTCTTAATTTTTGGTGCCTTGGCTTTAGGCTTCTTGTTCTTTCTCAGTCTCTATGGTTTGCGCTGATGGGGGCACAGTTGGTGACCGTCTTGGGACTGGGAATCGGGGAGCAATGACTTGTGAGTTTTGACTTTTGTCTGACCATTGACAGTTCTGGAGGTTATGAGCGATTTGATGAAAGCGCTGAAACAAATTGTAATATTGCTGGGAATCGCCCTATTTTGTGTTAGCTGTAGTAAAGTTCCATCTGTAAGTTATAATCCCTGGCAGGTTGTTTCCACGTCAACGGAATCTACCTTACAGGATGTTGGTTTTACCGATGACCTCAATCATGGATGGGCAGTAGGGAGTAATGCTACTCTTTTAGAAACAAAAGATGGCGGTAAAACCTGGCAAGAAAAAGGGCTGGAGCTGGGAGAGACAAACTATCGCTTCACGTCTGTTAGCTTTGCTGGTGACGAAGGCTGGATTGTGGGTGAACCCTCAATCCTTCTACATACGACAGATAGCGGAGCTTCTTGGTCTCGCATCCCCTTGAGCGAAAAGTTACCCGGTTCGCCTAATACCATTTTGGCTCTTGGCCCCAAATCCGCCGAGATGACGACCACAGTGGGAGCGATTTATCAAACAAAAGATAACGGTCAGACTTGGAAAGCTCTGGTTGAAGAAGCCGTGGGTGTTGTCCGGAATATTTCCCGTTCAGAAGATGGCAAATACATTGCTGTTTCCGCTAGAGGGAACTTCTTCTCGACTTGGGAACCCGGTCAGAGTGCTTGGGTACAGCATAACCGCAACAGTTCCAGGCGTCTTCAGAGTATGGGATATGGAAAAGATGGGCGTCTTTGGTTGTTGGCGCGGGGAGGGCAAGTGCAGTTTAGTCGCGCTGAAGACCTAGAAACCTGGGATGAGTCTCAAAATCCGGAATTTTCGACGAGCTGGGGCTTCCTCGACCTAGCCTACCGTACACCTGAAGAAATTTGGGTCGCTGGTGGTAGTGGAAATTTGCTTTGTAGCTTCGATGGTGGCAAAACCTGGCAAAAAGACCGCGAAATTGAAAATGTGCCCGCCAACTTTTACAAAATTGTCTTTGTAACGCCAGAGCGGGGATTTATCATTGGTCAGAAGGGTGTTTTACTCAGGTACGAGCCACCTTCAGAAGCGGCTTAAAACAAGTGAAATTGCTTGAAGTGAGCGAAGCCAATTTCGTATTATAGTTATTGAGTTTTCAAATGTTGAAAGGAAGGAGTAAATAGCTGTGTCAGGTTCAACTGGAGAACGTCCGTTTGGGGACATTATTACAAGTGTTCGTTACTGGGTAATTCACAGTATCACTATCCCGGCTTTATTTATTGCTGGCTGGCTATTTGTTAGCACGGGTCTGGCCTATGATGTGTTTGGCACACCCCGCCCTAATGAATATTTCACCCAAGACCGTGTAGAAGCACCCATTCTAAGCGATCGCTACGAAGCCAAACAGCAAATCCAGCAATTCTCTGGTAAGTAGTTCTAAAACAGGTTTAAGACAATGACAGGTAATACTCCGAATCAACCCATTTCTTATCCAATTTTTACAGTTAGATGGCTAGCTGTTCATACACTGGGTGTGCCTACCGTTTTCTTCTTGGGCGCGATCGCAGCTATGCAGTTTATCCAACGATAGGAGAAACAACGATGCCAGAAAGATCTCCCAATCCGAATAACCAACCGGTTGAACTTAACCGGACTTCGCTCTACTTAGGTCTATTACTCGTTTTTGTTCTCGGTATTTTGTTTTCCAGTTATTTCTTCAATTAACTGGATCTGATGGTAATCTTTTTTGTTGTGAATTAGGAGGTAGAAGTTATGGCTGGAACAGGAAAAATTCCCTTGTGGATTGTTGCCACAGTTGCGGGAACAGGTGTCATCGTAATTCTTGGTATTTTCTTTTATGGTGCTTACGCAGGGCTAGGTTCCTCGCTGTAGGTTCCTAACCAAACTGAGGTTAATGAACAATTAATTTGATGCTTATTTGACATCAAAATAGTCATCAAAAGCATATACCGCCAACTTTACTCAAGTCGGCGGTATTTTAATAACTCATGATTGTTTAGTTAGGGGTTGGCTTCACATCTCAAACTCATCGACAGAGAAGCTAGGTAAACCCGAAGGAACCACCACACAATCAACGGCTACTTTGCGACTCTCCCGTTGACTATCAATATCAACCGCGATCGCTTCAAACCGGATTTCCACACTGCCAAAAGGAACCGTTAACTGAGTCAGCGCCTCTTGCTCCCCGGTGCGATCAGGAATTAGATCCATTAACCAGCGTGGCCCATCCAACAGAGAGCGGCTTTGACGGTCTTGAATCCACAGCTTGACACACAGACGAGCTGGATGAGGTGGCAATGTGACCCGGATAGTGACCAGTTCTCCAGCCGCCAGTTTGCTGGTGGGTATGGAGAGTTCGGGTGTAGGGATGGGTTGCGCCAATTGGCGTGGGGAGACAATCTCCCGTTGAAGCTGAAGTGTCGGCGGCAAAACTGAAGAAACGGTTTGTACTACCTCAGCCGTCGCCTTAACTTCAGGTGCAACCATCGGTTTTTCCGGTACGGCTAGCTCTTCATCGTCTACGACAAATTCAAATGATTGATGAGACCAATCTGTCTCCGTGATATCGACCACCGCTGACGGCTCAAAGGATTCTGCCTGTGGAAAAAGAGTCTCGTCCAAGGGAGGCGGTTGTAGGGATTGAGTCTCGGTAATCTCTTCTGGCGGGGTACCCAAAGCCATCGCTTCGTCAAATCCATCGCTCTCTTCTTCCCACATCCCCTCATCAAAATCAGTGAGCAATATGTTAGAAGTCAGTGGTTGTGTCACTTCTTCCACATTAATTCCTACTGGCTCAGGCTCTGAGAGTTGATTGACCGCCTCATTGGCCTGATTTTCGACCAAATGGCTAGGAGGTGATGACTCCCTATTCAACCACTGGGACAAGGCAGAATCTGCCGCTATAGAATTAAGCCGCGACCAAAAACGGTCTTGTATGTTTAACGATTGGAAGGCATTATCCACAACTGCCGGCTCAGATTCAGGGTCACTAGGTTCCTTGGCTGGTGCTAGTTCTGAGCTTAAGGCTTCCTTCTGACTAGCGCTATCCGGAACTACGGCTCTACCCTGATCAGCAACTGGCTCAGACCTTAAAGGAACTTTGGTGGATAGCCTCTGTGTTCCCTCAACATCTGAGTCAGTGAGTGAGGAATCAGAATTATAGATAGAGATAGCCCATTCATCAATTTCCTCCGCTTCTTCCAGGGGAGATTCTCCAGTAAAATCTACATTCTCAGTTCCTTCTAAAGCCTCTGGTGACGGCTCCTGAGCAGGGGGTTGCGATGCAAACGCCACATTTTTTAAAAAGTCAGCGTTAAACATGCCAAGAGAATCTTGGGTACCCGCCTTAGCGAGTTCGCTCTCATCAGCGGAACCATCCTCTGGTGCTCCATTGTTTGGAGACTCAACTACCGGAATGGGAGAGTCTGATATCTCTGGAGTAGACGGCAATGCCTGTACACCTGGAGAAATTGCCTTTGGCGGTGCGCTTTGGCTTGATAAAGAACCTGCGCTTTGTATTTGTGAAATTGCCTCTTCCAACTGTTGGAGGGCATTCTGAAGTTGTGGCTCTGGAACCGTATCTTGAGGTGTATCGAATACCAAAGACTTGGGTACTGTAGACGAAAGATCTTGCGGCCAAGCCAGCGGTTGCATCGGCTCTACAGCGTTCTCAGAAGGAAGTTGAACCTGCTCAAGCTCACTGAGAATCACAATAGGTGATTCCGACTGCTCAATCAAGGATTCAGCGCTTTGGGTAATGGGGCGCACTTTAGGTAATTTTGGCAGTTGGGGAGCTCTTGAGGGTTTGGAGGTGACTGTTGGTTGGTAAAGTTGTGGCGGTAAGGGACTCGCCGAAGAAGGTTTGAGATAAAGAGGCGGCTGACTTTGGGTCACGTCTACCAGGTCAAGCACAGGCGGCTGTATAGAAGGACTAGATGCTTCTAGCCATTCTTCCTGAGATTCTGCTAGGGGCGCGAGGTTCTTAGCGAGTACCAGCACCTTGGCTACAGGCATAGCCTGGGTTCCTGGAATAATCGCTCCCAATAACTCTTCTAAATCAGCCGTGACACTAAACGGTTGACTGGCTAAAGCGGCTGATGTTGACGAGTTGGACAAGTGTCCTTGCCTGTCGTAAACTGTAACTTTTCCTAAAATCAGACGGGTCGGGCAATCTAAAGGAATCTCTAGGGTATGGTTAAATGCGATCGGAAGCGCCTGTTCGGGTAGAGGATGTTGGACTTCCAGCAA from the Microcoleus sp. AS-A8 genome contains:
- a CDS encoding NADH dehydrogenase subunit K, which encodes MNPNPTTNGAALGKQPNERIINPIERPTVTQELSENVILTTVDDLYNWARLSSLWPMLYGTACCFIEFAALIGSRFDFDRFGLVPRSSPRQADLIITAGTINMKMAPALVRLYEQMPDPKYVIAMGACTITGGMFSVDSPTAVRGVDKLIPVDVYIPGCPPRPEAIIDAIIKLRKKVANDSIQERSQLKQTHRYYSTTHKMKAVPDILTGKYLQSETRYTPPKELSEAMGMPVPPALKSAQNQEVSRG
- the ndhC gene encoding photosynthetic/respiratory NAD(P)H-quinone oxidoreductase subunit C, which codes for MFVLSGYEYLLGFLLACSLVPLLALTASKLLRPSTGGPERRTTYESGMEPIGGAWIQFNIRYYMFALVFVIFDVETVFLYPWAVAFSRLGLLAFIEALIFIAILVVALVYAWRKGALEWS
- a CDS encoding rubredoxin, translated to MSEQAKEQTLAETAPSRYECRSCGYVYEPSKGDSNRDVPPGTPFEELPNDWRCPVCGVRTSQFENIGSSGAPSGFQENLNYGLGVNRLTPGQKNLLIFGALALGFLFFLSLYGLR
- a CDS encoding photosynthesis system II assembly factor Ycf48, with translation MSDLMKALKQIVILLGIALFCVSCSKVPSVSYNPWQVVSTSTESTLQDVGFTDDLNHGWAVGSNATLLETKDGGKTWQEKGLELGETNYRFTSVSFAGDEGWIVGEPSILLHTTDSGASWSRIPLSEKLPGSPNTILALGPKSAEMTTTVGAIYQTKDNGQTWKALVEEAVGVVRNISRSEDGKYIAVSARGNFFSTWEPGQSAWVQHNRNSSRRLQSMGYGKDGRLWLLARGGQVQFSRAEDLETWDESQNPEFSTSWGFLDLAYRTPEEIWVAGGSGNLLCSFDGGKTWQKDREIENVPANFYKIVFVTPERGFIIGQKGVLLRYEPPSEAA
- the psbE gene encoding cytochrome b559 subunit alpha gives rise to the protein MSGSTGERPFGDIITSVRYWVIHSITIPALFIAGWLFVSTGLAYDVFGTPRPNEYFTQDRVEAPILSDRYEAKQQIQQFSGK
- the psbF gene encoding cytochrome b559 subunit beta — translated: MTGNTPNQPISYPIFTVRWLAVHTLGVPTVFFLGAIAAMQFIQR
- a CDS encoding photosystem II reaction center protein L: MPERSPNPNNQPVELNRTSLYLGLLLVFVLGILFSSYFFN
- a CDS encoding photosystem II reaction center protein J, translated to MAGTGKIPLWIVATVAGTGVIVILGIFFYGAYAGLGSSL